Proteins from one Capsicum annuum cultivar UCD-10X-F1 unplaced genomic scaffold, UCD10Xv1.1 ctg4594, whole genome shotgun sequence genomic window:
- the LOC107868637 gene encoding G-type lectin S-receptor-like serine/threonine-protein kinase At4g27290, whose protein sequence is MNVAANKKTYFVDKTKSKLLDWPKRFDIINRIARGLLYLHQDSRLRIIHRDLKARNILLDTDMNPKISDFGIARSVAGNDMGATIRNVVGTHGYMSPEYAIDGTFSVKSDAFSFGVLVLEIVSGKRNRGFVHQDHNLNLLDHAWKLYKEDRSLELADEHLADSCNIISQVLRSIQVGLLCFQQHPDDRPSMFSVVQMLTNESPLPKAKEPGFLTERNLFDEAKSGSQTSSSKNEFTITLLDPR, encoded by the exons ATGAATGTAGCTGCTAACAAGAAAACTTACTTTGTAGATAAAACAAAGAGCAAATTACTTGATTGGCCAAAGCGGTTTGACATCATAAACAGAATTGCTCGTGGGTTATTATATCTTCATCAAGATTCTCGACTACGAATTATCCATAGAGACCTTAAAGCAAGAAATATTTTGCTAGATACAGATATGAATCCTAAGATATCAGATTTTGGCATAGCTAGAAGTGTTGCAGGAAATGACATGGGAGCAACAATACGCAATGTGGTTGGGACACA TGGCTACATGTCTCCAGAATATGCAATAGATGGGACCTTCTCAGTAAAATCAGATGCGTTTAGCTTTGGCGTATTGGTGTTAGAGATTGTGAGTGGCAAGAGAAATAGAGGATTTGTCCATCAAGATCACAACCTTAACCTTCTCGATCAC GCATGGAAGCTTTACAAAGAGGATAGGTCCTTGGAACTAGCTGATGAGCATCTAGCTGATTCTTGCAATATTATTTCTCAAGTTTTAAGGTCAATCCAAGTGGGTTTATTATGCTTCCAACAACATCCTGATGATAGACCAAGCATGTTTTCTGTGGTTCAGATGTTGACTAACGAGAGCCCACTGCCAAAAGCAAAAGAACCTGGATTTTTAACAGAGCGAAATCTATTTGATGAAGCAAAATCAGGATCACAGACAAGCAGTTCAAAAAATGAATTCACAATCACATTGTTAGATCCTCGGTAG